DNA from Rosa rugosa chromosome 6, drRosRugo1.1, whole genome shotgun sequence:
ATGATACATAATGGACTATTGACCACCATTTTTGTATAATTTTTCACAGCAAGATACATAATTTATTGCATATTGCATACCTCACAAAAGTCCATAACACAGcttaaataaaacaataaaagagCATATTaacaaacctttttttttttttctcttttttcttgtaagaaaataaataaacggTTGGTACCACACATGCATATGGATCAAAGCACAACTAACCGAAATCATGTCTCCAACCATGAACAGCAAGAGGCAGGGCCCAATCTTCGCCATGGGGAGAATCAGGGCTAAAGCCCAATGACAATTTAGCCTGCCCGCGTATCCCGTTActctttgggcttgggctctttGGGATCAAGTAGCTTGCGGGTCCTCCACCCGAACTTGACGAATCGCAACCCGAACTGACTACCGAGCCTTTCTTTGTAGAAGGGTTCCATTGGGGAGTGGGAGGGCTTCGCTGCTTGACCCAGCCCTGACCTCGTACCTTGGCCTTGGCAGACTTGGTTGGTGCCATGTAGCTAGGTACATTGTCCGGGCTTGGTTGGCTTTGTCGAGCTGAATACTGGTTAGAGTTGGTCATCTCTTGATTGAGTTGACTACGCAAGCTTGGATATGCAATGGAGTCCATTTCTACTGTCTTCTCGGAAATGTTGTCGTCGGTGGTTTTGGTAGTGGCCGGTGTCATATAAGTGGTCTCTCGTGCTCCCGAGTGGCGGGCATTGTGGGGTTGCGATGACATCCAACCCTCGAGCCAATTCCATCCCCATTGGCCCTTATCACTTTGATTGGCTTGGTGCCCAAAATCACTACCATGAGGAATGGATTGTAGAAGCTGTTGTTGTTGCTGTAATTGTCAAGTGAGAAGGGCATTAAattaactagctagctagtcttAACAGAAGTAAACTTTGTTCACCCAAAACTGGTACAAATGTACAATCTTAAACTTCAACATTATTTGTTTGTACACACTTAAACCGACCACGTAGCTAACTTGCTAGCTTATGTAAGAACTAATATGTTATTCATGTTTTACCAATCAAATTGACCTTAACACATCAACGATCGATCACATAAGATGGCAAGCTAATATGGTCAATAAAGTGTGTACAAATAGCATTACTAGAAATGAGAGAGAGCTAGACTGACCTGGTAGCTATAAGCGTAAGCAAGAGCTCTCTCCCTTTGGACCACATCATCATGTCTCTTCGAGGCATTTTCCTTGGAATAGCTTGCATTTCTGTGGTGCCTAGTTTGCATTTCATGCTTCTTCACAGGACTTCTCAGCTTATGCTCTTCTTCCAGCTCTACCAATGCTCTgaatctttcttcttcatcatcagtatCATTGTCCGCATGTTTACGAATCTGCTGCTTGTCATTGGTCAATTGGAGTCGCCGAGCTCGAACTCTTGCTTGTACACGAACTAGTGCCTGCATGCATCGCATTGTCATCTGTGCTTGCTTCCGAACGTTATGGCCTCTCACCAATGCTTGTAACCTCACCAATCCCTTCAACGCCCGTAGAGCTCGTCGAGCCTACAAAAATATAGATTACACTTGGTTATTCATACTGTTGCACGTACCTTAATAGCTTCAAGTTAAGAAAGACCTTGGCATAGGAGTGTCAAATCCAGACACGACTCAAACCCGACAAAAAACACTACAAAATACCTATATGACATGATAAATACTTTATAGATATCAACGTAAATAAGATTTTTCCACAATTAATAGTCAAAATAAGAAGACAGAACGTACCATAAAGTGCACCTCTCCTAAATGACCTTATTTATTTCATGTCATATATGTTGCAGACTGTGAAGCTGGATCTGACACATATTCATGATACCTTAACTAAATTTTGTGTGTACGTACATATTcaaatttaattaagggaaagAGGAGTATTTGTATATTACTAGGTAGCCTCTGTAAAACGACTGTATGAGGGTTGCAGCCCTTTCTTCCACAGAGTAGAACTGACGTCCATAACCAGCCAATCTAACAACTTTAGCCGCCGCTTGAGCTGCTGCTACTGCTGCATCTGCGGCAGCAGCTGTCGCCATTGCCACGGCAATGGCATGGTCTCTGTCTTCATGGTTTGCAGGAGTAGATGCAATGCTCTCGTCATTGGTTCTGTCCGGAGAACTCTCTGCCGGAAAATGTTCAAACGACACCACCTCCGGAGCATCATGTTGCTGCCATTTCTCCGCAATCTCCTTCTTAACAAAACAAATTAAACCACGTTAATTGACAACATTTATGAGAAAAATTAGCACTAAAAGGATGATATTTTGGTTGGGATGATGTGACATCTTAGGTGGCATGACAATTATAAGTCATGACCATGGCAGCTAGGTGTCTTTGCTACATCGATCGTGAATCATACATGCATGTTGATAGGGGACCATGAATGACACCTTTTTTTAGGCTCATGGTCCTAAACAAAGGCAGTGGCCCAGTACTAATGGGTAGTGCTAGCTCATCTTTAATGTGGTTCCACTAGCTCAGGCAAAAACCATATCCCCTCCCAGCAAGGCAACAATAGAAGATCACTCTGATTGATTCACTATCCAAAGCTAAATGTTTAAGCATGTGCTAGCTAGCTAACTGATTGTTTAGGTGGCATCTTAGTGACTAGTAGGAATGATCATATAAACAAGCTAGCAGTTAGCTAGATCAAGTGGTGAAGAATCTGAGGTGAGAAAGTAAGTTCGGATTAACTTCAGTCAAGAGTTCGATCTCGTCTAATGTAAGTATGATATATGTCTATTCGCAATGATCATACAAATTCTTATATAAGAACACATTTGACACACATGCAAACATAAATCACAATAATCTTCGAAGATCAGTCTTTTTGAGCTAGAACTCAGTTAATAGCCTAGCGGGACTTGAAGCTAAAAGAGTAATCAGAGGCCAAGTTAGTTTGCTTCTCCGTCATTATTAAAATTTAGCAAAGAATTTTTGAAACTGAAAATTAATTGTTTGGAAATTGAATTTGGACATTATTAACCTTTTTGTCCGGCGAGTCCTTGGAAGAATGTTTGAAAACTTTCTTAACTGTCGAGAACCAGCTGCTTCCTTTCTTTCCCATCGATATAATCTCCGGCCAAAAGATCGATCGATCTGCTTCACCCCATTTCCCTCAGAACAGCCATTCCGCAAGGTGAAAATTACGCTTCCTGCCATCAAAAAACACGATGAAATGCTAGAAACTTCATATATATCCAGAATGGGAAAGAAATATACGAAGGAAAATGGATCGTAATCATAAAAGATAGACGTCACACCTTCGAGCACACCGCCGACGATCACTGATCAGTTTAGCGATACTAACGAAGATCTAAGAGAGAgtggaaagagaaagaagatatGTGTCTAGAGAGAGACAGGCATTgccagatagagagagagagagagagagatgagagttCCCGAAGAATACGAAGGGTGTAGTAGTAGTggtagaagagagagagagagtgtgtggtGAGGGTAATAATAACTGCAAGTCCGCTCAAATCGCCGTTGCTATTTAACTATTTCACGTGTGAATCGATCTAGCTACAACCGTAGTGATTCTTGCAGCTGGGGCTACTCTATTGGACAGCTTCGATACCCTTAACCCTACGAAAGAGTAATTAGAAAATAAAAGGCAGATTAAGCAAAGGATTTTGCTAATTAATTTGAATATTATCAGAGATTGAAACACCCATTTCTTTATGGATCATAAGATGCCCGTGTGTTGTGGCTGTTGATGATGAATTGATGATTGATCGTATGCTCCGTCGTTGTGCATTTAGTTTCTTCTCGTTTTATTTTATTACAAACGATTTTCGATCGGAGAAAAACAGTGATTTGGGTGTTTAGGTGTGATGTATTGGATGAAGAAAGTCGTATATTTCGTATCGCTTCTCTTGCCTAGTTGATTGTTGTCTTTGTCTTAATTCATCGTAGACAATTCATTAAATTCATtgtcttaaaaaaaatttatttattttatatttgtttttctgtaatgatttttattataaGACGAGTTTTGTTCTAAcattttaaatattattttggcTTAATAAAAGGAAATAACAACGAGTCTACTGATGGATTCTGCAGAAAATTTTTATTGTCAGTATCTTATTAGTTTACTCCTCCCTGAGCTTCACTCAATAGGTGGAGTGGTATTGCGTTTAGCGGTGTCTCTTTCTGACAGCCCCACTGGGGCGGGTCACTGTGTAAAATTGCTGACCTccttctactaaaaaaaaaaaaaaaaaggaaataacAATATTTGTTTATAGACTAGTAAGCTTGTGATTAACTGATTATGAAAGgctttacattttattttactgtttttgtttttgttttaaggAAGAATTCAATATTGTCTCACGCGACTTAATTAGGTCACATCTAATTAGATCCAAGTTATGTGCATATATGTTGGCCTGTCCTTTCTTGTATCTTACTATCTTCCCACTGCGGTCCACTTAAATAATCATTCTAACCAAGTCCCCATCAATGTTTAATCAGTTTCACCCAATTCTTaaccttcccaatcaagtatcCCACCTTAGTTTATACATTTTTGCCTCGTATTTCTCCAAGGGTCCGGTGTTGTTAGTTCTAACTTGTTACCCTTTATACCTCAAATACATGTTAATTACAATGTATTCACAAATTAGTATTATTTAGTTGAGTGACGTAAGTTTTCATTCGGTAAGTTGAGGATTCTAAAAACGACCATACGACAAAGGAATGCACAAGGTGCATGTGGTCTCATGCATGGGCATGTGAAACATAGAGATTTTGACAAGCGCTTAACACCTCTTTCTAGTTTCTAATGGTCAGGCAAGTCCATTGACTTATTTGTCTTGTTTTCTAAAAGAAACCTGCAGTGGGGGCAATATGGTTTCCACCACAAAACATATATAAACCCTTCAATTAAACTTCTTCAGTTCCTTGCTGAGCTGGGAAGTTATATTAGACACTCACTTTTGGGTCTAGTTGAGACTTAAAATGaacacataattttttttaactaagGTAGATGATCCATTGCTTGCATTTAAAGGGAGGTTCAAGCAAAGATTCAAGAGGGGCTAGCTTCATTAGGAAGACTGAGAGTTCTCTCATAGTCTCATCCCTTTCTGTTGTGGCCTGCTAGCTTTTTCATGAGGATTAAATTTGGGTTGGTGACAAGCACCTTTCATCATATTGATGTTTATTTATGTTACTGCACCATATATCACACTCATCTATACAATATTGTTTGGGACCATTGCTAGGGTTCATGCAAAAGTTTCACAAACACATGCAGGAGGGTTGGACCTCCATTTTCCTCCAAGTTTTGTACTCAAATGTACACAGTGGTGGTTTAGGGACATATATACAGGATGCAATGATTAATTTGTTACATGGATCAATTTGACTACGAGTATTAATGTGGATTAGAAGCAAAACTATGTATCTAGCTACCTATTTATGGTGCTATTATGGTATGTTGAGGGAATGATATGATGATTGATTGTGTTCAGCTACCAGAAACTAAGAAATGCCAACAACAATTCACTGTTATAATGAGGTTTTTCATTCCTTTAAATATAATTAAGATTTGGTACAACAAATATAATGCCTTGAATATTGACTTTTGAGGCTTCTTGTTTTCCACTTGAACAAGCAACTCCAAGCATGTGAACATACTAAAGTGAAAACCGAGCGCGGAGACAATGATCCGATCCTCATGAGTCATTGCACTTTCTCTTTTGAAATGAGAGCGACAATTTAAACTTGGAGTAGGCCGTTATTTCTATGTATATTATCAAAACTGGAACCATCATACAATGGGGGAACAACCTAGAGCAATAACCATAAAACAATACAACCCATTCTCACCGCGATTCATCGAAATCTCAAAAACTGAAACTATCCCTTTTGTTTTCGAGAACTTAACTGTCTTATTctcatattttttgtttttttttaaaaaattacgTATTAATATTTCTCTTCATAATATTTTACGATACAAGAAATTCAACGCTTTTCTACATCCATTTTTTTCCGTCAACATCACTTTGAGTTTTAACCAGTTAACCACTAAAATCACAAACCCATCTCTAATAGGACTTATGATTTAAAGAAAATCATATAACATCATTGGAAAATGATtcaaagagagaaaacaaaaccgGACCAAAGACCTTTCTGGGGCCAATAATTTGACAATGAAATCCCAATATAGAACCCATCTAATCTTGACCCGGCCCATAATCAGTTCCCAAAGCCTGTTGGTAACCTGAAACCCTAATCTCACAAATCACACAATATGAGAGCTCAAAGCTTCAGTATCTTATTGAATCAGAAACTTGAGGCCATATAACAGCCTTACAAAACAGGAATGAGATCAAATAACAACCACGATTACATGACCCACTATCGTGGTGAATTTGTTAAAGACTAAATCAAACCCATACTACAGTCCTAAaagtcattaaaaaaaaaagtcaggacATTATTAACAGAAAGCAAACAAACGTGATAAGTCTGAATGACTTAATCACCAAGAAACTTTAAGTCCTAACAAGTCCTCCCTTAAACTGCACTGCAACTTGCAGTTAGTTTACTTCCAGGTGCCACACACATACCAAGCAGCTCTCTCATCTTCAAGAACACTTCCAACTTTAATGGCTTAGTCATTATATTAGCAACTTGATCCTTTGTACCGCAATGCACTAACTCAATGACTCCATCCTTAGATCAATCATGAAAAAAGTGGAATCGAATATCTATGTGTTTACTCCTACCATGCATGACTGGGTTCTTTGAGAGTTTAATGGCTGAGTTATTATCACAAAGTATAGTAGTGCACTTACTTTGTTTGTGTCCAAGcctttcgagaattctttgcaTATATCCATACACTTTGACAAGCACAGAAGGCTGCAGCGATGAACTCAGCTTCTGTGGTAGAGAGAGTGACCGCTGGTTGCTTCTTTGAGAACCAAGCCACTACACCTGAACTCAGCAGAAATACATAACCCGATGTGCTTTTTCGATCTTCAAGGTCTCCGCGCCAGCATAATCACTATTTGAGTAGGCCAGTAAACTTCCTTCTCCACCTCTCTTATAAAGAATCCCCAGCTCCATGGTGCCTTTCAAGTATCTAAACACTCTCTTCACAACTTGTTGGTGCATGGTAGTAGGTCTCTCCATAAACCGACTAATTAAACTTACCACATACATTAAGTCTGGCTTGGTGGCAATCAAATACATTAGACTGCCCACCATTTGCTTGTAAGCTATAGCATCAACACAGGTGCCTTCTTCATCTTTTACAAGCTTGAACCCAGGCACAATCGGATTCTTCACTGAATTGCACTGCTCCATGCCAAACTTCTCTAGAACTTCCTTAGCGTACTTCTTCTGACTTATGAAAATTCCCTCCGAGCTTTGCACCACTTCCACACCGAGGAAGTACCTCATTTTACCAAGATCTGACATGTCGAACTGCTGTTTCATGGGCTCTTTGAATCTTCCAAACATGGCCTCATCATTCCCTGTGAAAATAAGATCATCTACATACAAGCTCACCACCAGGAACTTTCCACCTTCTTCCGACTTTACAAACAAGGTCTGCTCACAAGGACAACGCTCAAATCCCTCTTCAACAAAGTAGGACTCTATCTTGCTGAACCAAGCTCGAGGAGCTTGTTTGAGTCCATAAAGTGCTTTCTTCAGCCTTTATACTGTGTCTTCAGCTCCTTTCACTTCATAGCCTTGTGGTTGATCAATGTATACTGCCTCTTTTAGTTCACTATGCAGAAAAGCACTCTTTACATCGAGCTGGTACACTTCCATCCCTTGTGAGCTGCAAGAGCTAAAACCATCAGAATGGTATCCCAACGAGTAACAGGAGCAAACACTTCGGTATAATCAATTCCGAACTGCTAAGCCCTTGGCTACAAGCCGGGGTTTAAACTTGTCAACCTCCCCTTTCTCGTTCAATTTGGTTTTGTACAGCCACTTCACTCCTATTGTCTTTGTTCCCTTTGGTAAAGTGCACAACTCCTAGGTTTCATTTCTCTCGATGGCGTTGATCTCTAAATCCATACTCTCTCCATTTCACACTCTTGACAGCTTATTCAAAGGATGCAGGATCACATGCTGCTGTAAACATTACTAAGTTCCCTTCCTCTTCGGACAGCCCCTCACCACTTACATAGTCTTCCATCCAAAGTGGGGTTCTTCTTGTCCTCCTTTGATCTGGATTAGGTGAAAGATCTCATGCTGAATCATTTGGTGATGATCCAGCAGCATCATCTCCGACTGCATTGCCCACTTCATTGTCACCTTCTTTGATCTCTTCTCCATTTTGCTCACTGTCTTCACTATCTTCTTGCTCACTCCCCTCCATATCATCCTCATCTTCCCACTTAAGAACATCGTTTTTGGTTCCTCCAACAGATGCATTCCAATTCCACTTCTCATCTTCCTCGAACACCACATCCCTGCTTATCACTATCTTTTTCAACACGGGATCGTATAAGCAATAAGCCTTTGATTCATCACTTAAGCCTAAAAGGATACACATGTAGCTTTTGTCGTCAAGCTTTTGTCTCTTGTTGTCAAGAACGTGCACATTCCCTATACAGCCGAACACCCTGAAATGTTTCACAGAAGGTTTGAGTCCAGACCAAGCTTCCTCAGGTGTCATGTCTTTCACAGCCAAAGTGGGACATCGATTGAGAACATGGACTGTCTAGTTGATAGCCTCCGGCCAGAATTCCTTTAGGACTTGCTTCTGTGACAATATGCACCACACCATATTCATGATGGTTCAGTTTTTCCTCTCTGCCACCCCACTTTGTTGTGGGGTGTATGCTGCAGTGAGTTGTCGACCAATCCCATTAGCACTGCAGAACCTGTTAAATTCCTGAAAGGTGAACTCTCCACCCCTATCGGTACGAAGGAAACAAATAAAGCTTCCAGTTTCTTTTCAACTAAACTCTTGAAGTTTTTGAAGGTGATAAAGGCTTCTGACTTGGTATGCAAGAAATAGGACCATACTTTTCTGCTATAATCATCAATGAAAGTAATTAGGTACCTCTTATGGCTGTTGGACTCAGGTGTAATAGGCCCGCAGATGTCAACATGGACCAATTGTAATCTTTGTGAAGCTCTCCATAGGCTTTTCTTTGGGATGAAGTCACGGTGTTGTTTGCCTATCATACAATTGGTGCACACTTTTGAAGCAGACTTGAGAGGTGGCAGACCCTTTACCAACTTCTTGTATGACAGAGTCCTCAGGCCTTTATAACTCAGTTTCCCTAGTCTTCGGTGCCATAGTTGTGTTAAATCCTCAGATGCAGTTTGATAACATACTTGAACTCGAGCTTGTGTTTGCACTGATGCATCGGTTAATTTGAACTTTAGTTTCCACCATTGCAAGTAAGATAAACATTCGATTAGTAGACATGGCAGTCTGCATGATCAGTCCTCTCACGAGGTGGTATATTTTGCACATATTGTTTTGAATCAAAATAGCCAAGTTCTTTTCCTGTAACTGAACGATGCTAAGTAAGTTATTCTTTAATTCAGGAACAAAGAATACCTCACTAATCACTTGTGTCATCCCGTTAACTCGTAGCCTGATGCACCCTTTTCCCATTACTGCCATCTTCATGTTGTTACCCAGCTTCACAATGTGTCAGAATGACTTATCCAAGTTGAAGAACCATGCTTTCTGACCACACATGTGGTTGCTGCATCCTGAGTCGAGGAACCACACTTCCTCTCTTCTAGCTTCATGAAGTTCAACATAGGACATTAGCAGCATTTCTTGATCTTCATCGAGCTCAGCATAATGTGCACCCTTTTCCCAACTAGGGCACTCATATTGGAAGTGTCATAGTTTGTGGCACTTGTAGCATTCGACAATTGCCTTATTGAAAGTTTGCCTTCCCTTGCCTCTTCCTGTTCCTCGAAACACACCTCTACCTCTGCCTCTAGTACCAAACCTCTTTTCGTGACTGACCTTCAGGGCTTGTTCTTCATTCCCATGTCCATTCATCCTTTGTTTGTGCACCAATAGACTACTCTGCAGCTCATCTATTGTCAAAGTCTCCAAGTTGTtgcattcttcaacagagcacACCACATAATCAAACTTCATAGATCTCAATATCTTCTCAATAATCACCACCTACTCCATTTTTTCCCCATGTATCTTCATTTTGTTAGCAATTGCAAGAGTCCTGGAGAAGTATTCATTCACCTTCTCACCTTCCTTTATCTGTAAGACTTCGAACTCTCTCCTCAAGGTTTGAAGCTGAGCACGCTTGACTCTGGTTGACCCTTGGAACTTTTGTTTCATGGAGTCCCAAATGTTTTTGGTCGTGTCTCTGTTGAGAATTGTTTCTATTATCGTACGATCAATGGATTGGAAGAGATAGTTCTTCACTTTGAGATCCTTGAGCTTTTGATCCTCAATTGCCTTCCGTTGTGCTTTTGTCAATGTTGCCTCATTCTCTGGGACTGTGATTCCATCCTCGATCAATGACCAATACTCCTTTGACCTCAGAAAGTTTTCCATCAACATGGCCCAGTGATCGTAGTGGCCATCAAATTTCGGTATGGTAGGCTGCACAAAGCCGCCCTCTGAACTCGAAGCCATTCTCTCACTTCTCCCtttttctggttctctctcCCTAAGAAATATGCTATTTTTTTCACTCTAGATCAGGCCCAGTGatggagctctgataccacttgttacCCTAATCTCAAAAATCACACAATATGAGAGCTCAAAGCTTCAGTATCTTATTGAATCAAAAACTTAAGGCTATATAACAGCCTTACAAAACAGGAATGAGATCAAATAACAACCACGATTACATGACCCACTATCGTGGTGAATTTGTTAAagactaagagcatctttagcaatgctagccattttttagtcaaattttagctaaagtagctaagaaatcattttggctagccactttagaaatatgtcTGTATCAGTgttatctattttagctaattttaaatttatattattttttaaagaagtattaaatagtttaaatgtatttataaattacataaagtaactcaaaatgaatgttttaaattacaGAGAGCTTCATCTCGCTatttatatttaggagcgagatagctaaaagttataatagagagtcatTTAGAAGTctgatgcagctgctaaaatagataaaaaactaaacatgctcttaGAGAATATGCTCTAAAAGCAAGTCCGGACATTATTAACAGAAAGGAAACAAACGTGATGAGTCTAAAACTCTAGACTTAATTACCAAGAAACTTTTAAGTCCTATCAAAGCCGGGTCCCACCTCCGACACAAAAGCCTCTGGGCACGCGTCGTCGTTCCGCAAAAAAATCCTCTCCCTCTCAGGCTCTCACTGATCCTGCGGGTCCCACCAAAAATGTCCTTGTATAGCAAGTTTCGCACACTAACTCCCCCGGCGCAACTTAGCGAACCCCCCTTCTTTCCCCCTTCAAAGCCACTATCGTGAGCCGAGGTGCGTATCGTGCGCCACACCAGTCCAAAACTACTGCCGCTGACGTGTCCACCCCCGGCGCATTTTAGCACAGTGAGTCCTCCACTACACTAAAGAAGTCAAAAAGGTTTCGTTCTCCGCACACTTCGTCTCTTTATCTTCTTCCCCAATTCCCAGTCTCACCTCTCCTCTGAAATTCAAAACCTCCATTTTGCTCTCTGAAAACCTTAAAGTTCAAACCTTTATTGGCTCTAAGGCAAGAAAGATTCAACCTTtatgagtttttattcaatgtTTGTTTGACACTTTTGGTTTATCACACACTGAAATTAGTGTAGAGgtttttgtgggttttgttCATTAGGCCTAGAAATGTatcaaagttttgatttttatgATGAGGGTTGAGGTCATATTGCTTTGTTATTGAAGAAAGGGAAAAGCTTTTTGGAGGGGTTCTAACTCTGTTCTGTTTTTTCTCGCAGAAGTAGAAGTGATTTCTCTCATCTGTTTTGAGCACTGGTTTGACGGGCAGAGCAAGTGAGTCACCCATTTCTAACTTTGGTTTGCATTTGGGTTTGAGTTGTGTTCATGTAATAATGTGGGGTTCTTTGTCTAGTTGGATTGAGATTTTGTCTGTTTTAAGTTACTGTTGTGTAATTTGTGGATAGTGTGATTTGTCTAAATGAagtttctttatttaatttttggccaaaaaggTAGAAATTTTGAGGCTTTATTGGCTATTGAACAGATTAGCACTTTGTTCCTTGAACTTGTTCCTTGAAAGTTGGTTTTGTTACTTGTGCTTGTTCTGTATCTTTGCGTTTTTGCTTGGATAAACTGGTGAAGTGTTACTAAGGGTTTGAGTTGGACTTTGATAGAGCGTTACATATGACGAAACTATCTTGGCTTTGAAATAAATGCAAGTCTCTTACCTTCCATTTCGGAATTATCTGGCAAAACATGCaactttctccttcctttttATTCCAGTGTTACTTTAGATAATGTAGTATTTACACTTGTCTACATAGACAAAAGACAGTAATGTGTAGAATTATGTGTGTAGCATTTACAAATCTCTTAGCTCTATTGTGTAACCCTTTGTAAGATTTTAAATGCTTACTGCAAATGGATGCAGCAACTCTGTACCAAGACTAAAAAGAGGAGCAGACGCGTTTGAAGTCGTGGTAAGATGGATAAGGAATATAATTTCCAGATCCTATTACCAGATGGCACAAGCATCCGTTTGAAATTGCAAAATCCTGAGCCAAAAATGCCATTCAGAGATTTCATTCAAAGGGTGGAAAAGGAATACGTCCGCACTTGGAAACAATCAGGCTCGCTGAAGCGGAAACGGGAGATTAACTGGAAAGGTGGTAGCTTTCTTCTtgtagatgatgatgatatgAAGATACAAAAAGTAGTGAATTTCAAGAACTTCAACCCAATAAAGTGTCACAGACTGAGGCTTCAAGTAAGATGAGATGCAAGATTTCAAGCTAtgttatagatttttttttttttgggtggaaATTTTGGAGAATGGAAGCATTGGTTTCTTTGGAGACATGTGAAATTTGAAACCTACAATAAAGTGATCCAACATTGTTGTTTTTCTAATCTAAGAGGGGGTCTTTTTATCTAATCTATTCGTAACTAGTGGAGTATACTGTTGTGGTTGAAATCATTTGATGATGTGTTTGATTATGgatgaataaaaaaagaaaat
Protein-coding regions in this window:
- the LOC133715927 gene encoding protein IQ-DOMAIN 21 isoform X2, whose translation is MGKKGSSWFSTVKKVFKHSSKDSPDKKEIAEKWQQHDAPEVVSFEHFPAESSPDRTNDESIASTPANHEDRDHAIAVAMATAAAADAAVAAAQAAAKVVRLAGYGRQFYSVEERAATLIQSFYRGYLARRALRALKGLVRLQALVRGHNVRKQAQMTMRCMQALVRVQARVRARRLQLTNDKQQIRKHADNDTDDEEERFRALVELEEEHKLRSPVKKHEMQTRHHRNASYSKENASKRHDDVVQRERALAYAYSYQQQQQLLQSIPHGSDFGHQANQSDKGQWGWNWLEGWMSSQPHNARHSGARETTYMTPATTKTTDDNISEKTVEMDSIAYPSLRSQLNQEMTNSNQYSARQSQPSPDNVPSYMAPTKSAKAKVRGQGWVKQRSPPTPQWNPSTKKGSVVSSGCDSSSSGGGPASYLIPKSPSPKSNGIRGQAKLSLGFSPDSPHGEDWALPLAVHGWRHDFG
- the LOC133715927 gene encoding protein IQ-DOMAIN 21 isoform X1 yields the protein MGKKGSSWFSTVKKVFKHSSKDSPDKKKEIAEKWQQHDAPEVVSFEHFPAESSPDRTNDESIASTPANHEDRDHAIAVAMATAAAADAAVAAAQAAAKVVRLAGYGRQFYSVEERAATLIQSFYRGYLARRALRALKGLVRLQALVRGHNVRKQAQMTMRCMQALVRVQARVRARRLQLTNDKQQIRKHADNDTDDEEERFRALVELEEEHKLRSPVKKHEMQTRHHRNASYSKENASKRHDDVVQRERALAYAYSYQQQQQLLQSIPHGSDFGHQANQSDKGQWGWNWLEGWMSSQPHNARHSGARETTYMTPATTKTTDDNISEKTVEMDSIAYPSLRSQLNQEMTNSNQYSARQSQPSPDNVPSYMAPTKSAKAKVRGQGWVKQRSPPTPQWNPSTKKGSVVSSGCDSSSSGGGPASYLIPKSPSPKSNGIRGQAKLSLGFSPDSPHGEDWALPLAVHGWRHDFG